The proteins below come from a single Malus domestica chromosome 03, GDT2T_hap1 genomic window:
- the LOC103424813 gene encoding bifunctional nitrilase/nitrile hydratase NIT4B, whose translation MALVPSSSPLIAEVDMGTDYSAPTVRATVVQASTVFYDTPATLDKAERLLAEAAGYGAQLVVFPEAFVGGYPRGSNFGVVIGNRTAKGKEDFRKYHAAAIDVPGPEVDRLAAMAGKYKVFLVMGVIERDGYTLYCTVLFFDSQGCYLGKHRKMMPTALERIIWGFGDGSTIPVFETPIGKIGAAICWENKMPLLRTAMYAKGIEIYCAPTADSRDLWQASMTHIALEGGCFVLSANQFCRRKDYPPPPEYAFAGEEPAPDSVVCAGGSVIISPSGTILAGPNYDGEALISADLDLGEIARAKFDFDVVGHYSRPEVLSLIVRDHPATPVSFTSASAKTDREVSHKP comes from the exons ATGGCTCTGGTACCCTCTTCTTCCCCACTGATCGCAGAGGTCGACATGGGAACCGACTACTCCGCCCCCACTGTCCGCGCCACCGTCGTCCAAGCCTCCACCGTCTTCTACGACACCCCTGCCACTCTAG ATAAGGCTGAAAGGTTATTGGCTGAAGCAGCTGGATATGGTGCCCAACTGGTGGTGTTTCCTGAAGCATTTGTGGGTGGTTATCCACGTGGGTCGAATTTTGGCGTTGTCATTGGGAACAGAACAGCTAAGGGTAAAGAAGACTTCAGAAAGTATCATGCTGCTGCCATTGATGTGCCTG GTCCTGAAGTTGATCGATTGGCAGCAATGGCTGGAAAGTACAAGGTATTCCTGGTAATGGGTGTGATAGAGAGAGATGGATATACACTCTATTGCACTGTTCTGTTTTTTGATTCTCAAGGTTGCTACTTGGGAAAGCACCGAAAAATGATGCCCACAGCACTGGAGCGGATCATTTGGGGATTTGGAGATGGATCTACAATTCCTGTGTTTGAGACTCCGATTGGAAAAATAGGTGCTGCCATTTGTTGGGAAAATAAGATGCCACTTCTAAGGACAGCAATGTATGCTAAAG GCATTGAGATATATTGTGCTCCTACGGCTGATTCCAGGGATTTATGGCAAGCATCAATGACTCATATTGCCTTAGAGGGTGGGTGTTTTGTCCTATCAGCCAATCAGTTCTGTCGAAGGAAAGACTACCCCCCTCCTCCAGAATATGCATTTGCAGGAGAGGAACCTGCTCCAGATTCTGTCGTCTGTGCTGGAGGCAGTGTTATTATCTCACCGTCGGGGACTATTCTTGCTGGACCCAATTATGATGGGGAGGCACTCATCTCAGCAGATCTCG ATCTTGGAGAAATAGCAAGGGCGAAATTTGACTTTGATGTGGTTGGCCACTATTCACGGCCCGAAGTGCTTAGCTTGATCGTGAGGGACCATCCAGCAACTCCAGTTAGTTTCACATCAGCCTCGGCAAAGACCGATCGCGAAGTCTCACATAAGCCATAA
- the LOC103424822 gene encoding uncharacterized protein At5g41620-like, giving the protein MSWKNHQHCHSLVVDRQCKIRKRGGGSSSSSSSLVRRYRLKRAILVGKRGGSSTPVPTWKTLSAAAVVEGSPCTATMVANGDEDDEKIAKLQQRRPASEHGGRGGGKGKEVVSVSARKLAATLWEMNEQEQVPLRKKDSKVAQVPSLAGSLPPKSSDPSSTPFYEIKNESGGGGRQRGLSVVSQKHHLNDYQMGGFERPTSASLTEVKYQSCGKPDRKCIHGFKTGLKDVSSGLSTSKELVKVLTRISGLEEQHSLTTTLLSALRVELDRARVQVHQLIREQRSNCNEIEFLMKKFAEEKAAWKSKERERIRAAIACMAEELEVEKKLRRQTERLNKKLGKELADKEAALSKATKELEREKRAKEIFEQVCDELATGLGEDRAQVEELKKESEKVREEVEKEREMLQLADVLREERVQMKLSEAKYHFEEKNAVVEQLKNELEAHLRSKTREGSRGSPDFSKIKELEAYLKKINFGSFQNAKIEGNEMEVAAYRVECEDDSKRTSVDSDLHSIELSMDNNNKSYKWSYGCGDDTEDDSKRTSVDKQFKGRRSLSEKIQWESICLNKNSSGIDWEFGVKSQWQSDGRLIEISELVPQTQTPEHETETKKNGSVKGLADHRLSNSKVVPIHSLAGTTCQFQSFPTKDPGNEVCGS; this is encoded by the exons ATGTCTTGGAAAAACCACCAGCACTGCCACAGCTTGGTCGTCGACAGGCAATGCAAGATCAGGAAGCGCGGCGGCGGCTCGTCTTCCTCCTCGTCTTCCTTGGTCCGTAGGTACAGACTGAAGAGGGCAATCCTGGTCGGAAAGCGAGGCGGTTCCAGCACGCCAGTCCCCACTTGGAAGACTCTGAGCGCCGCGGCGGTGGTGGAGGGATCACCTTGTACGGCGACGATGGTGGCAAATGGGGATGAGGATGATGAGAAGATTGCAAAGCTGCAGCAGCGGAGACCGGCTTCGGAACACGGTGGCCGCGGCGGCGGTAAAGGGAAGGAAGTGGTTTCGGTTTCGGCGAGAAAGCTGGCGGCGACTTTGTGGGAAATGAATGAACAAGAACAAGTTCCTTTGAGAAAGAAGGATTCCAAAGTTGCTCAAGTTCCTTCCTTAGCCGGTTCCTTGCCGCCAAAGTCATCAGATCCATCCTCTACTCCTTTTTATGAG ATAAAAAATGAAAGTGGGGGTGGTGGACGCCAAAGAGGATTGTCGGTCGTTTCTCAGAAACATCATTTGAATGATTACCAAATGGGAGGCTTCGAGAGACCTACAAGTGCTAGTTTAACTGAG GTCAAATATCAATCCTGTGGGAAACCTGATCGAAAATGCATACACGGATTTAAGACCGGTTTGAAGGATGTCAGTAGTGGCCTTTCTACATCTAAAGAGCTTGTGAAGGTTCTTACTCGCATTTCGGGTCTTGAAGAGCAGCATTCGTTAACTACAACCCTACTCTCAGCCTTACGAGTTGAGCTTGATCGAGCGCGTGTCCAGGTTCATCAACTGATCCGAGAACAGAGGTCTAACTGCAACGAAATTGAGTTTCTCATGAAGAAGTTCGCAGAAGAAAAGGCGGCCTGGAAAAGTAAGGAGCGAGAGAGGATACGTGCTGCAATAGCGTGCATGGCAGAAGAACTTGAGGTGGAGAAGAAGCTAAGAAGACAAACAGAAAGGTTGAACAAGAAGCTAGGGAAAGAACTGGCAGATAAAGAGGCAGCTCTGtcgaaggccacgaaagagctCGAGAGGGAGAAGAGGGCAAAAGAGATTTTTGAGCAAGTTTGTGATGAGTTAGCCACAGGTCTTGGGGAGGACAGAGCACAAGTCGAAGAGCTAAAGAAAGAATCGGAGAAAGTCCGTGAAGAAGTGGAGAAGGAGAGGGAAATGCTTCAGCTAGCCGATGTGTTGCGCGAGGAGAGAGTCCAGATGAAGCTTTCTGAAGCCAAATATCATTTTGAGGAGAAAAATGCCGTTGTGGAACAGCTAAAGAATGAACTAGAGGCTCATTTGAGATCCAAAACGCGCGAAGGTAGTCGCGGTTCTCCAGATTTCAGTAAAATCAAGGAACTCGAGGCTTATTTAAAGAAGATAAATTTTGGATCATTTCAGAACGCGAAGATAGAAGGGAATGAAATGGAAGTTGCTGCATACAGAGTGGAATGTGAAGACGATTCAAAACGGACTTCAGTTGATAGCGATCTTCATTCCATCGAGCTAAGCATGGACAATAACAACAAGAGCTACAAATGGAGTTACGGTTGTGGAGATGATACTGAAGATGATTCAAAGCGGACTTCGGTTGATAAACAATTCAAAGGGAGAAGATCGCTCTCCGAAAAAATACAATGGGAAAGCATATGCTTAAACAAAAATTCCAGCGGTATCGATTGGGAGTTTGGCGTAAAATCTCAATGGCAGTCAGACGGGCGGCTTATAGAAATATCAGAGCTTGTTCCGCAAACTCAAACCCCAGAACATGAAAccgaaacaaagaaaaatggtTCTGTTAAGGGTCTTGCAGACCATAGGTTATCGAATTCAAAAGTGGTTCCGATCCATAGCCTAGCCGGTACAACTTGTCAGTTCCAATCCTTTCCGACGAAGGATCCAGGAAACGAAGTATGCGGAAGTTAG
- the LOC139194691 gene encoding uncharacterized mitochondrial protein AtMg00810-like has protein sequence MEEVPEVDHLELHYAVQPQKTTANAVGTNLQTSDDQEEIYMSPPPGLRRQGENLVCRLNKSLYGLKQALDSDAINALKRFLHTRFHIKDLGNLKYFLGIEVSRSKKGLCISQRKYALEIIKDCGLLGAKPVGFPMEENKLSDKGEPLKDPSLYRRLVGRLIYLTVTRPDITYSVHVLSRFMHEPRQPHMDAALRIVRYLKSTPGQGLYFQSDNKLILRAFCDSDWAGCPITRHSTTGYCIFLGNSLISWRTKRQKTVSLSSAEAEYRAMAGTCCELIWLRHLLTDLHVPISGPAIMSCDNQAALHIAANPVFHERTRHIEMDCHFIRDKILDGSIATRYVSSSQQLADIFTKALGKEKFSSMSCKLGVLDIHSPT, from the exons GAAGAAATTTACATGTCCCCTCCTCCTGGTCTTCGGCGTCAGGGGGAGAACCTTGTGTGCCGCCTCAACAAGTCCTTATATGGCCTCAAGCAAGCTCTCGACAGTG ATGCCATTAATGCTCTCAAACGGTTCCTTCATACTCGCTTTCACATTAAGGATCTTGGCAATTTGAAATACTTTCTGGGTATTGAAGTTTCTCGTTCTAAAAAAGGATTATGTATTTCACAAAGAAAGTATGCCCTTGAAATTATCAAGGATTGTGGTCTTTTAGGTGCAAAACCCGTCGGATTTCCAATGGAGGAAAACAAACTTTCAGACAAAGGTGAACCACTCAAAGACCCATCTCTGTATCGAAGATTGGTTGGACGCTTGATTTATCTTACTGTTACTAGACCGGACATCACATACTCCGTTCATGTACTCAGCCGCTTTATGCATGAACCGCGTCAACCACATATGGATGCAGCACTTCGAATTGTGCGGTATTTGAAGTCTACACCAGGTCAGGGCTTATATTTTCAGTCAGATAATAAGTTAATTTTGAGAGCTTTTTGCGATTCGGATTGGGCCGGTTGTCCGATAACTCGCCACTCTACAACTGGGTATTGTATATTCTTGGGGAATTCGTTGATTTCGTGGAGGACTAAGAGGCAGAAAACCGTCTCACTTTCTAGTGCTGAAGCCGAATATAGGGCCATGGCTGGGACATGTTGCGAGCTCATTTGGTTACGACATTTGTTAACAGATTTGCATGTACCAATTTCAGGGCCTGCTATTATGTCATGTGATAACCAGGCAGCATTGCATATTGCTGCCAACCCTGTCTTTCATGAGAGAACACGTCACATAGAGATGGATTGTCATTTCATTCGGGACAAGATTTTAGACGGCTCTATAGCTACTCGATATGTCAGTTCTTCTCAACAATTGGCAGACATTTTTACAAAGGCCTTAGGCAAAgaaaaattttcatccatgtcgTGCAAGTTGGGTGTTCTTGACATtcactctccaacttga